TTAGTCCTTAGTCGGAAAAATATTGAGCCAGAAGATCCCGACTTCGTTCTTGCAGAGTTGGTTCTGGCGAAGTGCTCATCTGATGGAGTAATTGCTTAATCTGATTTAAGGCTAAAGGTAGGGGTTTGGTTCGCCCATTCTCCCAGCGATTGACGCTTTGGAATGATACCCCTAATTTTAAGGCAAATTGAACTTGGGACAAATTCAGACACTGACGAGTTTCACGAATTAACTGTGCTACTCTTGGTTGCTCTGTAGCTTTCATAACAAAAGATAAAAAGGATTAATAATTAGCTCGAACTATACCAGATGTTATATTTAACATAACATCTATCTAAAGATAGAGTTATTTTTTTTACAGGTAAGGGTATTGATAACTGATAACTG
This DNA window, taken from Planktothrix sp. FACHB-1365, encodes the following:
- a CDS encoding DNA-binding transcriptional regulator → MKATEQPRVAQLIRETRQCLNLSQVQFALKLGVSFQSVNRWENGRTKPLPLALNQIKQLLHQMSTSPEPTLQERSRDLLAQYFSD